A genomic segment from Gossypium hirsutum isolate 1008001.06 chromosome D04, Gossypium_hirsutum_v2.1, whole genome shotgun sequence encodes:
- the LOC107898948 gene encoding bifunctional epoxide hydrolase 2: MEKIQHSHVQVRGLKLHVVQTGTGPKVVLFLHGFPEIWYSWRHQMIAMANAGYRAVAFDFRGYGLSDHPPEPERANFNDLADDIVALLDSLAIDKAFLVGKDFGAFPAFTVAVTHPERVLGVITLGVPFLIPGPLGVQFDLLPKGYYVIRWAEPGRAEADFGRFDVKTVVRNIYILFCRSDLQVAGDNEEIMDLVDPSTPLPPWFTEEDLDVYATLYQNSGFRTALQVPYRCMQLDCGINNPKVIAPSLLIMGEKDYVMKSPGMEDYIRKGIVKQFMPNLDIIFMSEGNHFVQEQLPEQVNELILSFLTKN, from the exons ATGGAAAAGATTCAGCACAGCCATGTCCAAGTGCGAGGATTAAAGCTTCATGTGGTACAGACTGGAACAG GTCCTAAGGTGGTGCTTTTCCTGCATGGCTTCCCGGAAATTTGGTACTCATGGAGGCACCAGATGATTGCTATGGCTAATGCTGGCTATCGAGCAGTTGCTTTTGATTTCAGGGGCTATGGACTCTCCGATCATCCACCGGAGCCCGAAAGAGCTAACTTCAATGACCTTGCCGATGATATTGTGGCCCTTCTCGACTCCTTGGCCATTGATAAG GCTTTTCTTGTTGGGAAGGACTTTGGAGCATTTCCTGCATTCACGGTAGCTGTTACCCACCCTGAAAGGGTGTTAGGTGTCATAACACTAGGCGTTCCTTTCCTCATACCTGGTCCTCTTGGTGTCCAATTTGATCTCCTCCCTAAAGGCTACTACGTTATAAGATGGGCAGAACCAGGAAGAGCTGAAGCTgatttcggccgatttgatgttaAGACGGTCGTTAGAAACATTTACATTCTCTTCTGCAGAAGTGACTTACAAGTAGCCGGCGACAATGAGGAGATAATGGACTTGGTTGATCCATCAACTCCATTGCCTCCATGGTTCACAGAGGAAGATCTTGATGTCTATGCAACTTTATATCAAAATTCTGGTTTCCGAACTGCACTGCAAGTTCCCTACAG gtgcatgcaattggattgtGGTATAAACAACCCGAAAGTGATAGCTCCATCATTGCTGATAATGGGGGAGAAGGATTATGTTATGAAATCCCCAGGAATGGAAGATTACATTAGGAAAGGGATAGTGAAGCAGTTTATGCCTAATCTGGACATCATTTTTATGTCAGAAGGGAATCACTTTGTTCAAGAACAACTGCCAGAGCAGGTTAATGAGCTCATCCTCTCTTTCCTCACCAAAAACTAG